Proteins co-encoded in one Coxiella burnetii genomic window:
- a CDS encoding type IV pilin protein has translation MEFIQNSVMRVNLSGFSLLELLIAMAMAAILTVIAYPAYRYYLVAANRRSAEVGLLRIASRLEEFHSLNETYQGATLSHLKIENESRDYLFQLSQLTTESYLIKAIPQAKQAADHCGTLSIDQSGHQKASESGCWN, from the coding sequence GTGGAATTCATCCAAAATAGCGTCATGAGGGTGAATCTATCGGGCTTTAGCTTGTTGGAGCTTCTCATAGCGATGGCTATGGCGGCGATTTTGACCGTGATTGCTTATCCGGCTTACCGTTACTATCTTGTGGCGGCCAATCGTCGTTCGGCAGAGGTTGGATTGCTAAGAATCGCAAGCCGGTTAGAAGAATTTCATAGTCTTAATGAGACTTACCAAGGCGCGACATTAAGTCATTTGAAAATAGAAAACGAATCCCGGGATTATCTTTTTCAACTCAGTCAGCTAACGACGGAAAGCTATCTCATTAAAGCGATTCCTCAAGCAAAACAAGCTGCGGATCACTGTGGAACATTATCAATCGATCAATCGGGTCACCAAAAGGCAAGCGAAAGCGGGTGTTGGAATTAA
- a CDS encoding nucleoside deaminase, with the protein MRRRLNPPSSAAPPFGAVIVQIDDKSGRVFRYWVDHNHSVDWHDPTAHAEMSVIRKAARELNVTDLGHIRKEDSKLSQPSEWSHCVIYSSAEPCPMCMAAIYWAGIHYLVFSATRYDTAAPGVNWDETAVFEELKRPYAKMKTITVRQATTNNFLDGFNYYKRTFIKK; encoded by the coding sequence ATGAGGAGGCGCTTAAATCCGCCAAGCTCGGCAGCCCCCCCTTTCGGCGCGGTGATTGTCCAAATTGATGATAAATCAGGGCGAGTCTTTCGTTATTGGGTTGATCACAATCACTCAGTGGATTGGCATGATCCAACCGCTCACGCCGAGATGTCAGTCATCCGGAAGGCCGCTCGCGAGCTGAACGTCACCGATTTAGGCCACATTCGTAAAGAAGATTCCAAATTATCCCAACCCAGCGAATGGTCACACTGCGTTATTTATAGCAGTGCAGAACCGTGCCCGATGTGCATGGCCGCTATTTATTGGGCGGGCATACATTATTTAGTTTTTTCTGCAACCCGTTACGACACCGCCGCGCCAGGGGTGAATTGGGACGAGACGGCTGTTTTTGAAGAATTAAAACGCCCTTATGCAAAAATGAAGACTATCACCGTCCGCCAAGCCACCACCAACAACTTCTTAGATGGTTTTAATTATTACAAACGAACCTTTATTAAAAAATAA
- a CDS encoding aminodeoxychorismate lyase, translating into MKIIFNKKILSADTPIIYSNDRGFLFGDGLFETIKAEKNELLFFAEHYNRLATSAKKLFIPLNFSLLELKTQCESLLEINKLDEAAVRITLTRGSSERGIAIESAVSPNLLITTIPYKKQADIYPTLCITAIRRNEYSPLSQLKTLNFLEPILTRQQAIKNGSAEGVMLNTKGAVTETSVGNLFAVIHQKIFTPKIEDGLLPGIVRQIVIDIATKTDIPIKEKTLSPEDLLEADEIFHTNSLIEIQSFAKINERPLATGEQALLTRKILETYEWYKNKRKK; encoded by the coding sequence ATGAAAATTATTTTTAATAAAAAAATTCTTTCTGCTGATACACCCATCATTTATTCCAATGATCGAGGTTTTTTGTTTGGCGATGGATTATTTGAAACTATCAAAGCGGAAAAAAACGAGTTGCTCTTTTTCGCTGAACATTATAACCGATTGGCGACTTCGGCCAAGAAATTATTCATTCCGCTTAATTTTTCCTTGCTTGAACTCAAAACTCAATGCGAAAGCCTATTAGAAATAAATAAACTCGACGAAGCAGCCGTACGAATCACATTAACTCGAGGAAGCTCGGAAAGGGGGATCGCCATTGAATCTGCTGTCTCTCCTAATTTACTGATTACGACTATCCCCTATAAAAAACAAGCCGATATTTATCCAACTCTTTGCATCACTGCTATTAGACGTAACGAATATTCCCCCTTGTCTCAACTTAAAACGCTTAATTTTTTAGAGCCTATTTTAACTAGACAACAAGCCATAAAAAATGGATCTGCTGAAGGCGTTATGCTAAATACGAAAGGCGCTGTAACTGAGACGAGCGTCGGTAACTTATTTGCTGTTATTCATCAGAAAATATTTACACCAAAAATTGAGGATGGTTTATTACCCGGGATTGTGCGCCAGATAGTTATCGATATCGCCACCAAAACCGACATACCTATTAAAGAAAAAACTTTATCTCCAGAAGACCTTTTAGAGGCCGACGAAATATTTCACACCAATAGCCTCATTGAAATTCAATCCTTCGCGAAAATTAATGAACGCCCTTTAGCCACCGGCGAACAAGCTTTATTAACCAGGAAAATTTTAGAAACCTACGAATGGTATAAAAATAAACGAAAAAAATGA
- a CDS encoding polysaccharide deacetylase family protein has translation MKCRQGRFFFLFIIFILLPLNALCAKEIALTIDDLPFVGRIHGDSGKYRREHNRFMKILNTLEQYHIPATGFITAGSIEPGQWEWLLAFKRAGNILGNHSYSHKSLNHKPIDWYIADVQKADAILTPLLSNPKYYRFPYLAEGAGTPKYNEFRKYLFSHNYVIAPVTVDSKDFELNFKFLNIPWQKRKLYLNSFRQHYLNFIWAQTLRAQRKAEKKVHRPIKLILLIHMNVLNSYFLEDIIKLYQKHGYRFISLPEALQDPYYKYAKSNSTESTMS, from the coding sequence ATGAAATGCCGCCAGGGGCGTTTTTTCTTCCTCTTTATCATTTTTATTCTGCTGCCCCTTAATGCTCTTTGTGCTAAAGAAATCGCATTAACCATTGATGACCTGCCGTTTGTTGGCCGAATTCACGGTGATTCAGGCAAATATCGTCGCGAGCATAATCGCTTCATGAAAATTTTAAACACCCTTGAGCAATACCACATACCCGCCACAGGTTTTATAACGGCCGGTTCGATTGAGCCGGGCCAGTGGGAATGGTTGCTTGCATTTAAACGAGCGGGAAACATTCTAGGGAATCACAGTTATTCTCACAAAAGTCTAAATCATAAGCCCATAGATTGGTATATTGCTGATGTCCAAAAAGCCGATGCTATTTTAACGCCTTTACTTTCCAATCCCAAATACTACCGTTTTCCTTATCTTGCCGAAGGGGCAGGAACACCAAAATACAACGAATTTAGAAAATATTTATTTTCGCATAATTACGTCATCGCACCGGTCACGGTGGATAGCAAAGATTTTGAGCTTAATTTTAAATTTTTAAATATTCCTTGGCAGAAACGAAAATTATACTTGAACAGCTTTCGTCAACACTATCTTAATTTCATATGGGCACAAACGCTTAGAGCACAAAGAAAAGCTGAAAAGAAGGTGCATAGACCCATAAAATTAATTTTACTCATCCATATGAACGTACTAAATTCTTATTTTCTGGAAGATATCATCAAACTTTATCAAAAACATGGGTATCGCTTCATCAGCTTACCGGAAGCTCTCCAAGATCCTTATTATAAATACGCAAAATCAAACTCTACAGAGAGCACAATGTCTTAA
- the panD gene encoding aspartate 1-decarboxylase — translation MLISVLKSKISYATITQKELFYIGSITIDEAIMERAQLTINEQVQIVNLNNGERLETYVIPGKRNSNIIALNGPAARKGEIGDQLFILSYALIDPTQEKLDPVLVDLKLND, via the coding sequence ATGCTAATTTCCGTTTTAAAATCGAAAATTTCTTATGCTACTATTACTCAAAAAGAACTTTTTTACATAGGAAGCATTACCATCGATGAGGCGATTATGGAAAGAGCTCAACTCACGATTAATGAACAAGTGCAGATAGTTAATCTCAACAATGGCGAACGCCTAGAAACCTATGTCATCCCGGGCAAACGGAACAGTAATATCATCGCCTTAAACGGTCCTGCCGCTCGAAAAGGTGAAATCGGCGACCAACTTTTTATTTTATCCTATGCCTTAATTGATCCAACACAGGAAAAACTTGACCCTGTTTTGGTTGATTTAAAACTGAATGACTAA
- the panC gene encoding pantoate--beta-alanine ligase, which translates to MTKVIEALSDWQSIRKTINDLSVGFVPTMGNLHAGHLSLLERSKCENTITVLSLFINPTQFNDKNDFKNYPRTLAQDIAMAEENGIDYVLAPTDDALYPDQYAYKITNSTINNQEAEFRPRHFDGVLTVVMKLLLLVKPTRAYFGEKDYQQLQLVKGLAEAFFLDTEIIGCKIVRNEFGLPLSSRNRRLTEDQYQLAQRFSEIFHSDLSCDEIKNALIQEGIIVDYIEDYNERRFAAVHVGDIRLIDNIPFAKDKKC; encoded by the coding sequence ATGACTAAAGTGATTGAAGCATTAAGCGATTGGCAATCAATTAGAAAAACGATAAATGATCTTTCCGTTGGTTTTGTGCCAACGATGGGAAATTTGCACGCCGGCCATCTGAGTTTATTAGAGCGATCCAAATGTGAAAATACAATCACCGTATTAAGCCTTTTTATTAATCCCACTCAATTTAATGACAAAAACGATTTTAAAAATTATCCGCGCACATTAGCTCAAGATATTGCGATGGCAGAAGAAAACGGAATCGATTACGTTTTAGCTCCCACTGACGACGCTCTTTATCCCGATCAATATGCTTATAAAATTACGAATTCCACTATCAACAACCAAGAAGCCGAATTTCGACCTCGCCATTTCGATGGCGTGCTTACGGTAGTAATGAAACTATTACTGCTTGTAAAACCAACTCGCGCCTATTTTGGTGAAAAAGACTATCAACAATTACAATTGGTAAAAGGCTTAGCGGAAGCCTTTTTCTTAGATACCGAAATCATCGGCTGCAAAATTGTACGAAATGAATTTGGGTTACCTTTAAGTTCGCGCAACCGCCGACTGACGGAGGACCAATACCAATTAGCCCAACGGTTTTCTGAAATTTTTCATTCAGATCTTTCCTGCGACGAAATTAAAAACGCGCTTATTCAGGAAGGGATTATTGTCGATTACATTGAAGATTATAACGAACGGCGTTTCGCCGCGGTTCACGTGGGAGACATTCGCTTAATCGATAATATTCCCTTCGCCAAGGATAAAAAATGCTAA
- the panB gene encoding 3-methyl-2-oxobutanoate hydroxymethyltransferase — MIAMNTPDFQRMKKDNKKISMVTCYDYWSACIISQSNVDCILVGDSLAMVMYGHSTTLPATVEIMAQHIQAVSRGAPNKFIIGDMPFCSYRKDLTTSMNAVERLMQAGAQAIKLEGADAHNLKFIHHVVKSGIPVIGHLGLTPQSIYTLGGFKVQGKEPSAAKKLMADAKALAETGCFAVVLECVPSELAELITHSISIPTIGIGAGPATSGQVLVLQDLLGTNNQFQPKYLKKFLNGFELIKKALDDFDQEVKTSTYPHLETHCY; from the coding sequence GTGATTGCTATGAATACCCCTGATTTCCAACGAATGAAAAAAGACAATAAAAAAATCAGCATGGTGACCTGCTACGATTATTGGTCGGCTTGTATTATCTCCCAAAGTAACGTGGACTGTATTTTAGTGGGCGACAGTTTGGCGATGGTGATGTATGGTCATTCAACGACACTACCTGCGACCGTGGAGATAATGGCGCAACACATTCAAGCGGTATCCCGAGGCGCTCCCAATAAATTTATTATCGGCGATATGCCGTTTTGCTCCTATCGAAAAGATTTAACGACGAGTATGAATGCGGTTGAACGACTCATGCAAGCGGGCGCACAGGCGATTAAATTAGAAGGCGCTGACGCGCATAATTTAAAATTCATTCATCACGTCGTGAAATCTGGTATTCCTGTGATAGGACATCTGGGATTAACGCCTCAGTCTATTTACACTCTCGGTGGTTTTAAAGTTCAAGGCAAAGAACCCTCTGCGGCTAAAAAATTAATGGCGGATGCGAAGGCATTGGCTGAGACTGGCTGCTTTGCGGTGGTATTAGAATGTGTGCCAAGCGAATTAGCAGAATTAATTACCCACTCGATTTCCATTCCCACTATCGGAATTGGTGCGGGTCCTGCGACTTCAGGGCAAGTGCTTGTCTTACAAGATTTGCTTGGCACGAATAATCAATTTCAGCCTAAATACCTTAAAAAATTTTTGAATGGTTTTGAACTGATAAAAAAAGCCTTAGATGATTTTGATCAGGAAGTGAAAACCTCCACTTATCCACATCTCGAAACACATTGTTATTGA
- a CDS encoding CBU_0425 family Dot/Icm T4SS effector — translation MEGVIYSPTVVDSKPHELTLLFPNCNKVTLIGDQSLSSQIENLHKILGEPKAESEAIKTAFENHGETGQYPLISLLRTLRYHLNATDFEYSETQPIETLTFKRTSFYEGLRRRPGLAWESCTIHFIPHSALTELLVQDNSQLFRTIDAILVKTSETDTVPNELQQVLQSLKSDSLILSTPSTIQSWFKNPPQKTDLKTVYDTTITLDLSQAKNLIIAPPQPEEKQIEKTPKEKMQTLAENLTKEVTTKKLSINGIPTVINEWESEQNLKKEIPSLWGEFVQDIKVLKNKEPEIVIQTIKGWIEGLYYNDSTSSDKEAAIRVKVFLTHFLMIRILPLLNKDLVELFQPLFYGNHSHLGGKDYYYKLLEKHTTQNTELSKVLQSYSGYKAPRANWDQPSIRVKDVESWINNIKPLSAPPTSSNSWLRSPFWQPSHKTQTPEEKVEQKFASKGPSAST, via the coding sequence ATGGAAGGCGTAATCTATTCACCCACTGTCGTTGATTCTAAACCTCATGAGCTAACTCTCTTATTCCCAAATTGCAATAAAGTCACTCTGATCGGCGATCAAAGCTTATCTAGCCAGATTGAAAACTTACACAAGATTTTAGGAGAGCCAAAAGCAGAATCAGAGGCAATAAAGACTGCATTTGAAAATCATGGTGAAACTGGCCAATATCCACTGATAAGCCTCCTGAGGACATTACGCTACCATCTGAACGCAACGGATTTTGAGTATTCCGAGACTCAACCCATTGAAACATTGACTTTCAAGCGCACCTCATTTTATGAAGGTTTAAGACGCCGACCAGGCCTTGCCTGGGAATCCTGTACCATTCATTTCATCCCGCATTCAGCCCTTACAGAATTGCTTGTACAGGATAATTCTCAACTTTTTAGAACAATTGACGCCATCCTGGTGAAAACCTCTGAAACGGATACGGTGCCAAATGAACTCCAACAGGTATTACAAAGTTTAAAGAGCGATTCTCTAATTTTATCAACGCCTTCCACCATTCAATCTTGGTTCAAAAACCCTCCTCAGAAAACGGATCTAAAGACAGTGTATGATACAACTATCACTCTTGATCTGAGTCAAGCAAAAAATCTCATCATCGCTCCCCCTCAACCCGAAGAAAAACAAATAGAAAAAACGCCGAAAGAGAAAATGCAAACGCTTGCTGAAAATCTCACAAAAGAAGTAACTACAAAAAAATTGTCTATAAATGGAATCCCAACTGTGATAAATGAATGGGAATCAGAACAAAATCTGAAAAAAGAAATCCCCTCATTATGGGGTGAGTTTGTGCAAGATATAAAAGTACTTAAAAACAAAGAACCTGAAATAGTAATACAAACAATAAAAGGCTGGATAGAGGGTTTGTATTATAACGACTCCACTTCTTCTGATAAAGAGGCGGCTATTCGCGTAAAGGTATTTTTAACTCATTTTCTTATGATAAGAATTTTGCCTCTTTTGAATAAAGATCTAGTGGAACTATTTCAGCCCCTATTTTATGGGAACCACTCTCATCTGGGGGGTAAGGATTATTATTATAAGCTGCTTGAAAAGCATACGACTCAAAACACAGAACTATCTAAAGTGCTACAATCTTACAGCGGGTATAAGGCTCCCCGCGCAAACTGGGACCAGCCTTCAATTAGGGTTAAAGACGTAGAGAGCTGGATCAATAATATAAAACCTTTATCCGCCCCACCCACATCCAGCAATTCATGGTTGCGCTCACCCTTCTGGCAGCCATCTCACAAAACGCAAACCCCTGAAGAAAAGGTCGAACAAAAGTTCGCCAGTAAAGGGCCCAGCGCATCCACATAA